In the Streptomyces sp. SJL17-4 genome, ACCCCCGAGGCGGTTCTCGAGGCGCTCCGTGAGAATCACGAGCGCCCCCACGGGCTGGCGCGCACCGTCACCGCGGAGGAACTCGTCGAGACCGCCGAGGTCTTCGAGAAGCCCGATGTGCTCGTCACCGCCCTCCTGGAACTGATGACGGCGTACGAGTTCACCGGCGAGCACCGCAAGTCGCCCGTCGCCTTCGCCCGCATCCTCAAGTTGTGGGACGCCTCCTCCGAGGCCTTCAGCCCCTACGAGGCCCACCAGGTCTTCTGGCGCTTCAAGTGGGTGACCACCTCGCTCCTGCAGGTGCCCGAGGTGCCCCTGGCGTCGATCGGCGGCTGGATCGACCAAATGCGCAGCCGGTACGAGGCCGCCGACCACGCCGTCCAGCCCGTGGCGGCCATGCGCTACCACCTGGCGCACCACACCGGCACCGGGCTCGCCGACGCGTACGACCTTTGGGCCACCCGCCCCCGCACCGAGCTCAGCGACTGCGAGGCCTGCGAGACCCGGCACCACGCCTGGCACCACCTCGTCTCGGGCGACGACGCCGCCGCCCTCGCCCTCTGGCAGCCGGTCCTCGACGGCGAGCAGCGATGCAGCGAGGAACCCCAGATGAGCCAGGCGCGGGCGCTGCTCCCGCTGCTGCGCGCGGGACGCACCGACGAGGCGCGCTCCCACCACCTCACCGGCTACCGCAAGGTGCGCGGCACCACCGGCATGCAGGCCGAAGTCGGCTACCACCTGGAGTTCTGCGCCCACTCCCGCAACGAGGGCCGCGGCCTGGAGATCCTCGCGGAGAACCGGTCCCTCTTCGAGGCGAAGGGCGCCCCGCTGGACCACCTGTACTTCCTCACCGGTACGGAGGTCCTCATCGCCCGGCTCGTCGAGGCCGGCCACGACGACACCGCCGTCGCCGGCCCGCCCGGCCGTGCCTGGACCGCCGCCGAGCTCCTCACGCACGTCCGCGGCGAGGCCGAAGCCCTCGCCGCCGCCTTCGACAGCCGCAATGGCACCACGTCCGTCGGCGACGGCCGCCGGGCCCGGCTCGCCCTGGCCCCGCTGCTCGACGAGCCCCTCCCGCTCGGCCTGCGCGCGACCGCGGCCCGCACCGTGTCGGCCGGCGCCACGCCCGCGACCCCGGCCCCCGCACGGATCGGGATTCCCGACGACTTCGCCACCCTGGTGCGCGAGGCCCGCCGCATGGCGCGGGACGGCCACCCCGGCGACAGCAGGCTCTGGGCGTGCGTCGCCGAACGGCTCGCCGACGCCACCGAGCCGTACGACGACACCCTCGGCCCCGAAGGCCTCCTGGCCGCGGAACTCGCCGAACACAGAGCGGAGCAGCTCTGGTTCAAGGACCGCCACACGAGCGGTGCCGCCGAACTCGACACGGCCGTGCGGCACTTCGAGGGTCTGGACATGCCCTGGCACGCGCTCGCCGCCAGGGCCCGCTCTCGCGCCTGGACCGCCGCCCCGGGGTCCCGCGACGGCGAAATGGCCGCCCCCGACCGCGCCTCGATCCGGACCGCCCTCGACGACATGCTCCGCGAGGCGGACAAGCTGCTCATCGCGACCCCCTTCGACGGCGAGCCGCTCGGCGACGGGGAGGCCGCTTTCGGCACCGACCTGCGCGCCGAGCGCATCCTCGCGTACCTCTCCCTCCGCTACTCGGTGACGTTCGCCGCGCACCTGGAGCTGCACGCCGCTCTGGCGCGCGCGGAGGAGGACGAGAAGGACCAGGAGGGTTCGGAGGGGACGGACGACGTCGACACCCTCACCGAGCGGTTCGAGAGGAGCGTCGACACCCTGTGCTCCGAGGCGTCCCGTCTCGGCTACCCCCACCAAGCCGCCAACGCCCGTCAGTTCCGCGCCGACCTGCTGGCGCGCCGCGGTGACCTGACCGAGGCCGAACAGGAACTCCGCGCCGCCCTCCAGGAGATCGAATCCGCCGACCGGCCCTGGCGCCTGCCGCGCCCGTCCATCCATCTCGCGCAGTTGCTCCTCGCCCAGGACCGGCCGCAGGAGGCGACGGACCTGCTCCACTCCGCGATCGCCGACGCCGTCGCCCACGACGACCCCACCCTCCCGCTCGGCCCGACGTACCTGCTGCTCGGCCACGCCGCGACACATCTCGACGACGTGAACGGAGCCGTACGCCACCTCTCCGAGGCCGCCGCCCGTTTCGACCGGACGGACGACCCCGGGAGCGCCATCGAGGCGCGCCTCCAGCTCGCCGACGTCCTCGCCCGGTCCGGCCGGCAGGCCGACGCCGTGGCCGTGCTGGAGTCCGCCCTCGCCGACGTGCCGCCCACCGTCGACGAACGCATGCTCGCCCAGGGGCGCCTGACCCTGGGCCGCGGCCTGCGCGACCTGGAGGAGTACCTCCCGGCAGCCGAGGAGCTGCTCCGTCTCGCCGACACCGTCGCGGGCTGGTCCGCGAAGGACCGTGGCGGCGTCCTCACGCTGGTGGCGGCCGAGGCGGCGACCACTCTTGCCCTCGCCGAGCGCTGGGAGGCGGCGGACACGGCGTACGAACGCGCCCTCGCCGCCCACGCCGAGGCCCCCAACCCCCCGCTCATCACCCTGATGATGCGGGAGTTCGCCCGTCTCACCCTCCAGACCCGCGACAGCGAGGGCACCGACACGGCGCTCGAGTACCTGGCCCGAGCCGACGCGGTCCTCGCCGCTCTGCCCTCCGGCGAGGAGGACTTCGCCGTCTGGTACGAACGCGGCGAGAACCACTACCGGCGCGCCCGGGTCCTCGCCGAGGCGGGGCGCTTCGACGAGGCCCTCCCGGAGGCCGAGTCCGCCATCGCCGCACACGACGAGGGCGGCGAACGGGGCGAAATCCCACGGGCCGAGGCGGTCCGCATCGCGGCCCTGATCGAAGGCGACGGCCTCGACCGCGCCGCCGCGGCCATCAGCCGTCTGACCGCTGCCTCGGCACGCTCCCGGCAGGCGGGCCACCCCGAGGCGGCCCACATCCTGGACGCCCTCTGCCAGGACCTCCGCTCCCGCTGACGGGCGGCAGGACGACGACGGGGTCAGTGCACCGGCCACAGAGGCCGCTGCACTGACCCCGTCGTCGTGATCCGGAAGGGCGTCAAGTGACTCCTTGCCCGGGGACGACTCCTACAGCGGTTCGAAGACCTTCGGCGTGAACCAAGTGGCCTGCTTGCCCGCATCACCAGGCAGGCGCCGTCCCCCCTCTACGAACAAGGCCGGCGCCGCATCCCGAACCTCGCCGGACATCACCGTCGACGGCAGCGGCCTCGTGGCGACAGGGCCGGAAGATCGCGGTGGTCCCGGGTGTTGCCTCCAGGTATGAAGATCAGCGAAGCCTCCAGAGTCAGCGGTGTGAGTGCGAGATCGTTGCGGCACTACGAGGACGAGGGCCTGATCGTCCCTGGCCGTTTCAGCAATGGGTTCCGTGACTACTGCCAGTCCACGATCGACCGGGTGCTCGTCATCCGCACCCTGCTGGAGTCCGGGCTGCCCGTGCGGCTGATCAGGGAACTCCTGCCCCGTCTCACCGACGGTTCCGATGCCGGCACCGACGCGGTGTGCTCGGAGTTCCTGCACGAAGTGCAGAGTCATCGTGATCGGCTCGCTGCTCGCATCGCCGTTCTCAGCGATCAGCAGGCGGCACTCGACGCCTACCTGCGCGAGGCCCGCCGTACTGATCTCTGACCGGCACTTGACCTTGACGCAAGTGTCAGGCTCCTACGTTCGGTGCATGGAGACCAACGAGCAGCAGCACACTGCCGAGCAGACGATGCGAGCACTGATCCAGCGGTCGCATCGAGGACCGGAGGACCTGGTCCTCATGACCGATCAGCGCCGCCCCACCGCGGGGCGGGGCGAGTACCTGATCCGCGTGGGCGCCGCCGGGGTCAACTTCGCTGACGTCATGCAGACCCGTGGCACGTACGGAGGGGGCCCGCAGGCCCCGTATGCGGCGGGCTTCGAGGCCGCCGGCGAGATCGTGGGCGTCGGCCCGGGTGTCGGGAGTCCGCTGCCGCTCGGCACCCACGTCGTCGGAGTCGGCCCCGGCGCCTTCGCGCAGTACATGACGATGTCGGCCGCGGGGGTACTCCCCGTGCCGTCCGGCTGGAGCGACGCCGCCGCTCTCGGACTGGTGTTGAACTGGGCCACCGCCTTGGCGGCACTGAAACCCCTGGGCGAGATCAAGGCGGGTGAGGTGGTCCTCGTCCATGCCGCGGCCGGAGGTGTGGGGCAGGCCGCCGTTCGCCTCGCCCGCCACTACGGTGCGCGTGTGATCGCCACGGCGTCACCGGCGAAGCACGACACCGTCGAAGCCCTCGGCGCCGACGAGGTCCTGGACAGTCGACGCCCTGATCTGGCCGAGGAGATCACCCGCCTGACCGGCGGCGTCGATCTGGTCCTGGAATCAGTGGGGCAGGCCACGTTCAGGACCAGCCTGTCGGTCACCAAACCCTTCACCGGACGCATCGTCGTGTTCGGCGCCGCGTCCGGCGATGCCACCCTGACGACGCACGACCTGGTCTTCACCCACCAGGTTCAGGTCAAGGGACTGCACATCGGTGCGCTGGCGGGCGCGGCCCCGTCTGTCCACCAGTCGTTGCTCGTCGAGATCGAGGCGCTCATCGCCCGCGGCGTGTATCCGCCGGGTATCCCCCGGGTCCACCCCCTGGCGGAGGGAGCGATGGTGCTGCAGCAGCTCGAAGCGGGCCATACCCGGGGCAAGCTCGCTCTCGACCCCTGGGGTTAGGCACGCCCGCGCGCGCGGGTCATGCTCCCGTGCGGATCGGTTGCTCAGCTGAGGACGAGCGTGGTTGCCAGGGCCGGGCCGAGGGCTCCGCCCATGAGGTGGGCGAGTTGGAACAGGCCGGTGGCGGTGGGACGCGGCGCGGCACACAGGGCTTCGTCAGGCACTGCTGACGTGCTGTCAGCCCGCCGACTCCTCACCTGCCGCCGATTCCCACGCCCCGAGGGTCCGCTAACGCGGGGGCGCCGAATCGTCGGCCGGTGCCGTGCGGACGTTAGGGGTGCGTTGGCGTCGTCTGGAAGGGTCGTGGGTTCGCCGGCCGTAGTCGCCTGTCGCCCGCCGCCGGCGCCCATCCGCCCAGCACGCCGGGCACGCAGCCCGTGAGGGGATCCGATGCACGCCGCCAACGAACAAGCCCACACGTCAGACGGTTCCTCCGCCAAGGCGGTGCCCTCGACCAGGTCCCCCGCGGGCCTCCTGGCCCTGCAGTCGAGCGCGGGGAACGCTGCCGTGGTGCAGATGCTCCGCGAGGCCGGACATCCCTGGGCACAGCCGGAGCAGCATCAGCACGATGCCGGCTGCGGGCATCAGCAGGCCGAGCAACCCACCGTTCAGCGCTCCGCCGTCCATGACGTGCTGCGCACCAGCGGTAGGCCTCTGGACGACGAGACGCGGACCGACATGGAGACCCGGCTCGGCGCCGACTTCTCGGACGTCCGCGTGCACGACGACACTGCCGCTCGGGCCTCCGCTGCCCAGGTCGGTGCCCGCGCCTACACCTCCGGCAACCATGTCGTGCTCGGAGTGGGTGGAGCGGACCAGCACACCCTCGCCCATGAACTGACGCATGTGATCCAGCAGCGTCAGGGCCCTGTGGCGGGGACCGACAACGGCGCGGGACTACGGGTCTCCGACCCGTCGGACCGGTTCGAACGTGAGGCCGAGAGCAATGCCACGCGCGCCATGCGGGGGCCTTCCGCCCAGGCGGTCGCCGCTCCGGGTGCGACGGCCCGGCCTGCCAGTGCGACGACAGGGCCGGTCGCGCTGCAGCGGATGGACATGGATCTGGACGGACATTCGACCACGGGGGGCTTCGCACCGCCCCCTCTTCTTCGCCAACGCACCCTGGACCTTTCCCGTTACGAACCGTCCAGTGATTTTCGTGCGCACGTCCAGGCTTTCAGTAACGCCCAGGACCCTGTGCGTTACGGAGACGTCTGGGTCGGGGATATCGTGATCAGCGACAGGGACCGTCCGCCGACCCAGTACGGTGACGACGGACAGAACAACCACACCACAGCCTGGACCCTGCTGCGGGCAACGCTGACCTCTCATGCGAACAAGGCTGCCGAACACCTGCTCACGTACATCTACAATGAAGTGCAGGAGCTGGACAGCACAAGTGACGCACTGTTCGTCCAGAGAACCAGGCACATGATCCCGCAATTCCGTGCAAAGATCGCGATGACGCAGGGTCTGCTGACGGACATGCGGAACCACGCCGTTCCCGTGCAGGAATGGCAGCATGGTCTGGCGCGGCTCATCAGGCTTTATATGGAGGCCTATCAGCTCAGCCCCGCGGCCTCCTTCGGCGGGAGGTCCGGTGGTGACGCCGAAGGGCACCGGATGGCCTTGCTCCGCAGGGAGGAATCCCGCACGGGGAACGACCGTATGGAGCCCCGGCTCATCATGGACACTATTCTTCGCGGTCTGTACGAACAGCCATCGGACAGTGGCCAGCGCGCGGTTGCGGAGCCGCACTTCTGGAAGACGGTTGCCACGGGATTCCCCAACGTCACAGAATACCTGGCACCCCACTACCAGCAGCTCCACGACGCCCGCACCGCTGTACTGGGGCGAGCCGCACAGCCGACCCTCCAGGAATACCTCAGGAATCCCAACGACGAGCTGCTCAGCCCTCTCGACTTCGGTGTGCTGGACAGCGGGTTCGTGGCCGATGTCGAGGTGGATTCGCATGCGTACACCGGAGAGTTGTGGACCTCTGCCGTCGAACTGAGCCGGCGTGAGCGCCCGCCGACCCAGTTCCGCCCGCTTCAGCGTTCGCACACCATCGCATGGAAAGCGATCTACGAGGCCGCCATCAACGCGACACAGGAGAAGCCGATCGGGCACGTCGTCGGCTGGGCGCAGCGCTCTCTTCAATTCAGCCGGCAGTCCGGGCCGCCTGCCGATGACGAAGGCCGCACGAGCTGGGAAACGCTCAGGGACGGCCTCCACGAAAAAATCACCCGTTGCATCACCCTCCTCGCGTCAGGAGGGGAGAACCGCCCGAACTTCTGGGAGGCCATGCTCAGCATGCTGATCAGAGGATGCCTCACCCTGGAGAACGCGAGCCGACTGGCCACCGGCGGTGGACCCGCCGATGAGAACGGCGAAGCCCGGGGGCACGGAGAGGCCGGCATTCACCAGCGTTTGCTGTACGGCGGCCTGTCGGGCGCGGCCGCCACGGCAGAAGCCCTCGGGCTTCTGGACACCGGCGCACTTCGTACGCAGTCCATCCGCGCCCTGATGGATCGAGAGCGGCAAGCCATGGCGGCCTCGGGGCAGCGACCCATGCGGGTATCGCGCCACCGCCCGGCCACGATAGGTGTGTTGGAGCGCAGCAGGTCGCTCAATGAAGAGATCGAGGGGCCTCGCATCACCCAGGTTCTGGAACACTGGGCCGACACCTCCCAAGAGGCGTACCCGCATGTGCAATTCGACGCCCGCGCCATCATGCTGGAACAAGCCCGCCAACTGCTCCGTACGGATGTGGACGGCAGCAGGGGGGTCCCGCTCAGCGACCGGGAGAGGAACCTGTTCGACATCGTCTGAGCGACCTTGAGCATGTGGGACCGTGGCCGACTTCGTCGTAGCGTTTCGTCGTCGGGAGGCCGGAAACGGTGACGAGAGCCCGTCCGATCGTCATGTCGGGCGGGATTCTCGTCGTTTCGACCGGCCGCCTGCGGTCGTACCGGGGTGTCAGGCGGGCGAGTCGCCCTGGCGCCGACGCCGCCACCAGCGGGGGCGGGTGCGGGGGTGGACGGCACGGCCCAGCCGTCGGCCGACGATCACGTAGCCGAGGAGCGCTCCCGTCGTGTTGAGGAGGACGTCGTCTTGCTGTGGGTGAGGGGGACGGACGCCGGCGAGGCCTCCAGGGTGAGTCTGGCCAGGACCACGGCGAAGGCCACCATGCCCACGAGGGCCGCCAGGGCGATGAGCGCCCGCACGAACCGCCCCGGCCCGCGTCGAACCGGGGCCGCCGCCTTCGCTCTCGCGGGCTCGGCGGGCGCCGCCACCGTCCCGCCGTTCGGCGTGTCTCCAGGGCTGCGGGGCCTCAAGGCCGTCACCCACGCGCCGCGCCGATTCGGGCGGCGCGGCGCGCGGACGGCCGGCCGGTTCAGGCGGTTTCCAGCAGGCCCGCGCGCAAGCGCTTCACGGTGCGCGAGAGCAGGCGCGAGACGTGCATCTGGGAGCAGCCCAGACGTTCCCCTATCTGGGCCTGGGTGAGTTCCTCGACGAACCTCAGATGGATGATGCGCCGATCGCGCTCTTCGAGGTCGGCGATGAGCGGGGCCAGGGACTGGAAGTCCTCCACCAGCTCCATGGCGGGGTCCTCGCTGCCGATGAAGTCGGCGAGGGAGGCGTCGTGGTCCTCGTCGTCACCGCTGAGCACGGCGTCGAGCGACGAGGAGTTGTAGCCGTTGGAGGCCAGCCGCGCCTCGGTCACCTCTTCCTCCGTGAGGCTCATCAGCTCGGCGAGCTCCTTGACCGTCGGCATCCGGCCGAGGCGCGTGCTGAGCTCCTCGGTCGCCTTGGCCAGCTCCACCCGGGCCTCCTGCAGCCGGCGGGGTACGTGCACCGCCCACGAGGTGTCCCGGAAGAACCTCTTGATCTCGCCGACGATGTAGGGCACGGCGAAGGTGGTGAACTCGACCTCCCGTGAGAGCTCGAAGCGGTCGATCGCCTTGATCAGGCCGATCATGCCGACCTGGACGATGTCCTCCATCTCGTCGGCGCGGTGACGGAACCGCCCGGCGGCGTAGCGGACCAGGCTCATGTTCATCTCGATGAGGGTGTTGCGCGCGTACTGGTACTCGTGCGTCCCCTCCTCCAGCACCGCGAGCTCCTGGAAGAAGACCTTCGACAGGGCCCGCGCATCCTTGGGTGCGACCGCCACCGCGTCCGGGATCAGCGGCAGCGTTCCCGTTCCGGCCTCGGTTTCCGTGGCCGACATCGTTGTGACCGTCACACCATTCCCCTTTCACGTGTATCCCTTGCCGGGATGCGTGGCTGTGTGTCGGCTCGCCTACCCGGAGCTTCCACATCCACACCGACGAACTCCCTGAGTGGCGCTCAGCAGCCCTCCTCCGAGCCTCCGTCGGGGCTGCCTCAACGACCGAGGAGGGCGAGCAGCGGGCGCCAGTCATGGTGGCGCTCCTCCGTGCCCTGCGGCACCAGAGCGAAGGTGTCCCGCACGAAGCGGGCAAGGGCCTCCTGGTCGCACCTGATCGTGGCGCAGTGCCCGGCCGGCCCGAGCCGCAGGAGGAGTGTGCCGTCGGGGGCGGGCCGCAGGTGGACGTCTGCCTCGCCGGTGGGCTTCAGCGATCCGGTGAGGACCATC is a window encoding:
- a CDS encoding MerR family transcriptional regulator, with product MKISEASRVSGVSARSLRHYEDEGLIVPGRFSNGFRDYCQSTIDRVLVIRTLLESGLPVRLIRELLPRLTDGSDAGTDAVCSEFLHEVQSHRDRLAARIAVLSDQQAALDAYLREARRTDL
- a CDS encoding NADPH:quinone oxidoreductase family protein, with protein sequence METNEQQHTAEQTMRALIQRSHRGPEDLVLMTDQRRPTAGRGEYLIRVGAAGVNFADVMQTRGTYGGGPQAPYAAGFEAAGEIVGVGPGVGSPLPLGTHVVGVGPGAFAQYMTMSAAGVLPVPSGWSDAAALGLVLNWATALAALKPLGEIKAGEVVLVHAAAGGVGQAAVRLARHYGARVIATASPAKHDTVEALGADEVLDSRRPDLAEEITRLTGGVDLVLESVGQATFRTSLSVTKPFTGRIVVFGAASGDATLTTHDLVFTHQVQVKGLHIGALAGAAPSVHQSLLVEIEALIARGVYPPGIPRVHPLAEGAMVLQQLEAGHTRGKLALDPWG
- a CDS encoding DUF4157 domain-containing protein, coding for MLREAGHPWAQPEQHQHDAGCGHQQAEQPTVQRSAVHDVLRTSGRPLDDETRTDMETRLGADFSDVRVHDDTAARASAAQVGARAYTSGNHVVLGVGGADQHTLAHELTHVIQQRQGPVAGTDNGAGLRVSDPSDRFEREAESNATRAMRGPSAQAVAAPGATARPASATTGPVALQRMDMDLDGHSTTGGFAPPPLLRQRTLDLSRYEPSSDFRAHVQAFSNAQDPVRYGDVWVGDIVISDRDRPPTQYGDDGQNNHTTAWTLLRATLTSHANKAAEHLLTYIYNEVQELDSTSDALFVQRTRHMIPQFRAKIAMTQGLLTDMRNHAVPVQEWQHGLARLIRLYMEAYQLSPAASFGGRSGGDAEGHRMALLRREESRTGNDRMEPRLIMDTILRGLYEQPSDSGQRAVAEPHFWKTVATGFPNVTEYLAPHYQQLHDARTAVLGRAAQPTLQEYLRNPNDELLSPLDFGVLDSGFVADVEVDSHAYTGELWTSAVELSRRERPPTQFRPLQRSHTIAWKAIYEAAINATQEKPIGHVVGWAQRSLQFSRQSGPPADDEGRTSWETLRDGLHEKITRCITLLASGGENRPNFWEAMLSMLIRGCLTLENASRLATGGGPADENGEARGHGEAGIHQRLLYGGLSGAAATAEALGLLDTGALRTQSIRALMDRERQAMAASGQRPMRVSRHRPATIGVLERSRSLNEEIEGPRITQVLEHWADTSQEAYPHVQFDARAIMLEQARQLLRTDVDGSRGVPLSDRERNLFDIV
- a CDS encoding RNA polymerase sigma factor SigF; the encoded protein is MTVTTMSATETEAGTGTLPLIPDAVAVAPKDARALSKVFFQELAVLEEGTHEYQYARNTLIEMNMSLVRYAAGRFRHRADEMEDIVQVGMIGLIKAIDRFELSREVEFTTFAVPYIVGEIKRFFRDTSWAVHVPRRLQEARVELAKATEELSTRLGRMPTVKELAELMSLTEEEVTEARLASNGYNSSSLDAVLSGDDEDHDASLADFIGSEDPAMELVEDFQSLAPLIADLEERDRRIIHLRFVEELTQAQIGERLGCSQMHVSRLLSRTVKRLRAGLLETA
- a CDS encoding SsgA family sporulation/cell division regulator, with amino-acid sequence MTQPPVAPLPSPRVVTQPMVMELLAPDVVARIDTAVSYNSRDPHALSIAFHVMGEDPVVWRLDREMVLTGSLKPTGEADVHLRPAPDGTLLLRLGPAGHCATIRCDQEALARFVRDTFALVPQGTEERHHDWRPLLALLGR